One genomic region from Pecten maximus chromosome 5, xPecMax1.1, whole genome shotgun sequence encodes:
- the LOC117328478 gene encoding neurogenic differentiation factor 1-like: MACPSPTRCPEKNRNERNFSDGDHDSSENEGMGQTKTTFASIMVANNDEEMSVTDNFGDKESGKTNGSITQIGNGDRKCRSIRCPPIGTVKETRNTINRRERQRMLQLNKALDGLRAVMPSIHSSSSRKLSKIATLLSAKNYIQMLNKSIQDMSVLLRDLRRSTACISTNIPCIPHCVPTFSPSADGLGSSLSKPTGFVSRSNSYRGEVPTASALYVSPLPYQEYGQQVYFTNRSSKILEHHPHSVNQLHYYY; this comes from the coding sequence ATGGCATGTCCTAGCCCAACCCGATGTCCTGAAAAAAACAGAAACGAAAGGAATTTCAGCGACGGTGATCACGATTCATCAGAAAATGAAGGGATGGGTCAGACCAAAACCACTTTTGCCAGCATCATGGTAGCAAATAATGATGAGGAAATGAGTGTTACAGATAATTTTGGAGACAAAGAAAGTGGAAAAACTAACGGCAGCATCACACAAATTGGCAATGGTGACAGGAAGTGCCGCTCAATAAGGTGTCCTCCTATTGGGACGGTGAAGGAGACTCGGAATACTATCAACAGGAGAGAACGGCAAAGGATGCTCCAGCTTAACAAAGCCCTGGACGGTCTCCGAGCTGTGATGCCCTCGATACATTCGTCGTCTTCTCGCAAACTCTCAAAAATAGCCACACTGTTGTCCGCCAAAAATTACATTCAGATGCTGAATAAATCCATCCAGGATATGAGTGTTTTATTGAGGGATCTCCGTAGATCGACCGCTTGTATCAGCACAAACATTCCTTGTATACCTCATTGTGTTCCAACGTTTTCCCCGTCAGCCGATGGTCTCGGGAGCTCTCTGTCAAAGCCAACGGGTTTCGTTTCGCGTAGTAACTCCTACCGTGGTGAGGTCCCAACAGCGTCGGCGCTGTATGTGTCACCATTACCCTACCAAGAGTATGGTCAACAAGTGTATTTTACAAACAGATCGTCAAAGATATTGGAACATCACCCACACAGCGTCAACCAATTACATTACTATTACTGA
- the LOC117328151 gene encoding uncharacterized protein LOC117328151: MLEHTGWRILLLLVIGVVHEVDGQNRQVVISQIQYSCPSYPCSLRICGYVLPSLRQCPIATTTCPDTNCDNVTFLSTSIASRSVTLSLDYPTQLKSILNIKVYFRQSGSSGTCGYSLRNSCWDFTYTNTNLITGSSLSFQVQLSKSGPVTTSSTSSSTASTSPMVSAVLSTLRPVPGTKPLPTPFIGKSTADDKGGFPAAAAFGIALGIALLILILAIIICLCCKKKKKETVVAVVSSPRTNEKPVYPAPLRYEEYMKSGPLPVVQDGIDGDGGSDTSCYQIEMVADANTSTSKKKRKKKRKSGKHSRRERERNTESDFSRTTGENYHIASDTFFINAATLPQSENTATPLTLPPVTPTKRTHSRKYKKKRKMASYDFTEFDRHDDPYVHM, translated from the exons ATAGGTGTTGTCCACGAGGTAGAcggtcagaatagacaggtgGTGATATCACAGATCCAGTACTCATGCCCTTCCTATCCCTGTTCTCTACGTATATGTGGTTACGTTTTACCTAGCCTCAG GCAGTGTCCCATCGCCACTACAACATGCCCTGACACAAACTGCGACAATGTCACGTTCCTCAGTACCTCTATCGCAAGTAGGAGTGTGACACTGAGTCTGGACTACCCAACACAGCTGAAATCCATC TTGAACATCAAAGTGTACTTTCGACAGTCCGGATCCTCGGGAACGTGTGGATACTCGCTCAGAAACAGCTGCTGGGATTTCACATACACGAACACAAATCTCATCACCGGAAGTTCGTTAAG CTTCCAAGTGCAGTTATCAAAATCAGGACCAGTCACCACTTCTTCAACCAGCAGCT CCACAGCCAGTACCAGTCCAATGGTCAGTGCTGTACTGTCCACTCTACGTCCAGTCCCTGGCACTAAACCCCTACCAACGCCGTTCATAGGAAAATCAACAGCCGACGATAAGG GTGGATTTCCAGCTGCTGCAGCCTTCGGTATCGCACTAGGAATCGCCTTACTTATCCTCATCCTAGCCATTATTATCTGCCTGTGCtgtaaaaagaagaaaaag GAGACTGTTGTTGCCGTGGTCAGTTCGCCGCGAACTAACGAGAAGCCAGTGTATCCAGCACCTCTCCGATATGAAGAATACATGAAGTCCGGTCCGCTTCCTGTCGTCCAGGACGGTATTGATGGCGACGGCGGGAGTGATACCAGCTGTTATCAAATAGAGATGGTGGCGGACGCAAACACGTCCACAAGTAAAAAGAAACGGAAGAAGAAGCGGAAGTCTGGAAAACATAGCAGAAGG GAAAGAGAAAGGAACACTGAATCGGATTTCAGTCGGACGACAGGAGAGAATTATCACATCGCTTCAGACACATTCTTCATTAATGCTGCTACTCTACCACAGAGCGAGAACACTGCCACGCCCCTCACACTCCCACCAGTAACGCCTACCAAACGTACACATTCTAGAAAGTacaaaaagaaaaggaaaatggCTTCATACGATTTTACCGAATTTGACCGACATGATGACCCTTATGTACATATGTAG